TGCCCTGCTCACCCGCTCTGGCCGCTTCAACCGCCGCATTCAACGCCAGAATATTGGTCTGGAATGCAATCCCGTTAATGAGCGCGATAATCTCAGAAATTTTGTCCGAACTTCTGGCAATCTCCGACATAGAACCCACAACCTGTTCCACAATGCTGCCGCCGTTCACCGCTTTGGCTGAGGTATCCGTCGCCACAACGCTGGCATGGTGCGCATTATCGGTATTCTGCTTCACCGCAGCCGTCAGTTGTTCCATGCTGGCCGCCGTTTCCGCCAGCGCCGCGGCCTGCTGCTCCGTTCGAGCAGACAAATCCGTATTGCCGACAGCGATTTTCGTCGAACTGCTGTGAATCGACTCAGCGCTATCACGCACCGAGCCAACCGTTTCGGAGAGCGAATCCTGCATTTGCTGGATATTGCTCCCCAGAATGCCGATTTCATTGCTGCCTACAGCCACGCTCGCGCGCGTTAAATCGCCGTGTGCAATCGCCTGTATGCGTGATACCCAATACTGAATTGGGTTAATAATAATCAGACGAATGACTAAGAACGTCATACCCGTTAATACGATGGCTAAAATAAAGGCACCCGTCATGAGCGTATATCCCAGTGTCGAATTCCTTTCTGCCGTCACATTAATATTTTTTGCCATCTCAATCCGATAAAGATAAGACGCTTTCAACGGCACATCATAGTCATCATCCAATTTAGACATCACCGTCGATTCAAACGCGTTGAGTTCTTCGACATTCCCTTTTTTCGCGATGTCAAACATAGGTTTTATCCCGCGCTCAACATAATCGCTATAACGTGCTTTTAATTCATTATCGCGAGCAAATTCGACATCAGAACGAGCCGTTCTGTTTTGATATCCATTAAACATTTGCTGAGACAGCGACAGGCGCTCCTCTGCGGCTTTCATGCTGGCGTTATAGTTATCAGTAAGGCCATTACGTAAATGATTTACCGCATGAAGCAAATTCATACGCGCTGCACGCATATGGTTAGCACTATCCACTAACTCCATTCGCACATTTAATTCCAGCGTAGAGTCATTTAAGGACAGTTCGGCCTGCTTCAGAAAATACGATGATGTGGAGATCGCCAAGGCAAAAAGCAGTAAAACACCAGAAAAAACAACGATGAAAAGTGGCGTCAGTTTGATGTTATGCAATCCGGAAGCGGAATGCCGGGATTCTGGTTGCTCATAAATCGCTATTGACTGGTAAGGGACATCGCTCATTTTTACATCCATCGGGTTATTCAAAACATTGCTGTGAAGTAAATTGCAGACAAGC
The genomic region above belongs to Pectobacterium colocasium and contains:
- a CDS encoding methyl-accepting chemotaxis protein, giving the protein MSDVPYQSIAIYEQPESRHSASGLHNIKLTPLFIVVFSGVLLLFALAISTSSYFLKQAELSLNDSTLELNVRMELVDSANHMRAARMNLLHAVNHLRNGLTDNYNASMKAAEERLSLSQQMFNGYQNRTARSDVEFARDNELKARYSDYVERGIKPMFDIAKKGNVEELNAFESTVMSKLDDDYDVPLKASYLYRIEMAKNINVTAERNSTLGYTLMTGAFILAIVLTGMTFLVIRLIIINPIQYWVSRIQAIAHGDLTRASVAVGSNEIGILGSNIQQMQDSLSETVGSVRDSAESIHSSSTKIAVGNTDLSARTEQQAAALAETAASMEQLTAAVKQNTDNAHHASVVATDTSAKAVNGGSIVEQVVGSMSEIARSSDKISEIIALINGIAFQTNILALNAAVEAARAGEQGKGFAVVAGEVRNLAQRSANAATEIAALIKESETRVTEGTTLASEAGKAMAEIVSEINNVTRIINEIALASDEQSSGINQVSLAISEMDRVTQQNATLVLEASSSASSLEQQAERLNIGVSRFHLM